A stretch of the Uranotaenia lowii strain MFRU-FL chromosome 3, ASM2978415v1, whole genome shotgun sequence genome encodes the following:
- the LOC129754995 gene encoding programmed cell death protein 5, with the protein MDDPELQAIRQQRLQQMQGGNADQQKAKEEQMAAQEDMKNSMLSQLLDQNARARLNTLKLSKPDKAQMVEGMIIRMAQMGQIGDKLDDASLVKLLESLNQQMPRSNSTVKFDRRRAALDSDDDDDYGI; encoded by the exons ATGGACGATCCAGAGCTACAAGCTATTCGCCAACAGCGACTCCAGCAAATGCAG GGTGGAAATGCCGACCAGCAGAAAGCGAAGGAAGAACAGATGGCCGCCCAGGAGGATATGAAAAACTCGATGCTGTCGCAGCTCCTAGATCAGAATGCTCGGGCCCGTTTGAACACCTTAAAACTGAGCAAACCCGACAAAGCTCAGATGGTCGAGGGCATGATCATCCGGATGGCCCAGATGGGTCAGATCGGCGACAAACTGGACGATGCCTCGCTGGTCAAGCTGCTGGAAAGTCTCAATCAACAGATGCCTCGCAGCAATTCGACGGTCAAGTTTGACCGGCGAAGGGCTGCCCTCGATtcggacgacgacgatgactaTGGCATATGA
- the LOC129755259 gene encoding THO complex subunit 6, whose product MADIKKRFYTSILSQAISTDGKYLFCGSNFGEILVFSIENISSCSENSITDTDKLPTEPQLVFQIPERCQVYSLAFHKDFIIVGLNGEISGYQWNGKTATIGKKAWTVKLPSAAEYTDVNEVNYFWLDKEAEILYAGCGDNILYAVSLEDGRVVRQYQGHQDYIHCVSGCGGKIATASEDGSVLLWDPRQNKFTGKIEPHTRQQLNRSEFGKWQGTVSITDDWLVCGGGPRFSLWHLRSLECTTDFNFPDRLHVSGFIEDVIYAAGDYKNLYQYNFSGDITAEIPLSAPAVYSVVHQTEPIRCMAIAGASSQVDVCTNFSYRDIVLNAYKKC is encoded by the exons atgGCAGACATCAAGAAACGTTTCTACACCAGCATCCTTTCCCAGGCCATTTCCACCGACGGAAAGTACCTGTTCTGTGGCAGCAACTTTGGGGAAATTTTGGTCTTCAG CATCGAAAACATATCATCCTGCTCGGAAAACTCCATCACCGATACGGACAAGCTGCCGACGGAACCGCAGCTGGTGTTTCAAATTCCAGAACGTTGTCAGGTGTACAGCTTGGCATTTCATAAGGACTTCATCATCGTCGGGCTGAATGGGGAAATCAGCGGCTACCAGTGGAACGGCAAAACGGCCACCATCGGCAAGAAAGCTTGGACCGTGAAGCTGCCCTCGGCTGCCGAATACACCGACGTCAACGAGGTCAACTATTTCTGGTTGGACAAGGAGGCGGAAATCCTGTACGCCGGCTGTGGCGATAATATTCTCTATGCAGTTTCTCTCGAAGATGGACGGGTCGTTCGGCAGTACCAGGGCCACCAAGACTACATCCATTGCGTTTCCGGATGCGGTGGTAAGATTGCCACGGCATCGGAAGATGGTTCGGTGCTGCTGTGGGATCCGCGACAGAACAAATTCACAGGTAAAATCGAACCTCACACACGTCAGCAGCTGAACCGGTCCGAGTTCGGCAAATGGCAGGGCACAGTTTCCATTACCGATGACTGGCTCGTTTGTGGTGGAGGACCTCGATTCTCGCTGTGGCATTTGCGCTCTCTCGAATGCACAACAGACTTCAACTTCCCGGACCGGTTGCACGTGTCCGGCTTCATTGAAGACGTGATCTATGCGGCGGGCGATTACAAAAACCTGTACCAGTACAACTTCAGTGGCGACATCACGGCCGAGATTCCCCTGTCGGCACCGGCCGTGTACAGTGTGGTGCACCAGACGGAACCGATCCGATGTATGGCCATTGCCGGCGCTTCCAGTCAGGTCGACGTATGCACCAACTTTAGCTATAGGGACATTGTGCTGAACGCTTACAAGAAATGCTGA
- the LOC129754404 gene encoding protein disulfide-isomerase TMX3 translates to MMLQNFWLVFILALIGAVQSSRVLELSDRFLDVRNEGQWFVMFYAPWCAHCKKLEPVWAHVAQALYNTNIRVGRLDCTRFTAVAQAFHVNAYPTIIFVKGPYDYVYSGERSKEELIHFVNRMSGPPVQQVTRLESIDILKSNNPIFFTYVGKQDGTLWDVFYGAAEAYQAHGYFYATSVEIAKRHFDIDTVPAALVYKERSHFYFPYSDNYELLEPTHLNETLFRWVNEERFPTFPKITRGNLHHIVQTKKYLVLAVVEENKLSEIAAHEQEFRDMVEIFVHKNKHKYHSYFQFGWVGTPDLARSIAMDSLATPHLIVLNASTNEHHIPEDDPLQLTPEAIELFLDSIHNQTAPTFGGNSLPVRIYRAWFEAKTSLQDMWLGNPVLTSVLFGLPLGFLSLIMYSICCADILDADEEDDELRHEKKE, encoded by the exons ATGATGCTCCAAAATTTCTGGCTAGTTTTCATTTTGG CTCTGATCGGTGCTGTTCAGAGTTCCCGTGTCCTGGAACTGAGCGACCGGTTTCTGGATGTCCGGAACGAGGGCCAATGGTTCGTGATGTTCTACGCACCGTGGTGTGCCCACTGTAAAAAGCTGGAACCGGTGTGGGCCCACGTTGCCCAAGCCTTGTACAACACCAACATTCGGGTGGGGCGCCTCGATTGTACCCGGTTCACGGCAGTGGCCCAGGCGTTCCACGTCAACGCGTATCCTACGATTATTTT TGTTAAAGGTCCTTACGACTACGTCTACAGCGGGGAACGTTCTAAGGAAGAATTGATCCACTTTGTAAATCGTATGTCTGGACCACCGGTTCAGCAAGTCACTCGTCTCGAGAGCATCGATATTTTAAAATCCAACAATCCGATATTTTTTACGTACGTCGGCAAGCAGGATGGAACTTTGTGGGACGTATTCTACGGAGCAGCTGAGGCATATCAAGCCCACGGATATTTTTATGCCACATCTGTTGAGATAGCAAAACGACACTTTGACATCGATACAGTTCCTGCGGCTCTGGTTTATAAGGAGCGTAGCCACTTTTACTTCCCGTATTCCGATAACTACGAACTTCTAGAACCGACCCACCTCAACGAGACTCTCTTCCGCTGGGTGAATGAAGAGAGATTCCCAACCTTCCCGAAGATAACACGAGGCAACCTTCATCATATTGTTCAAACCAAAAAATATCTCGTACTGGCAGTGGTCGAAGAAAACAAACTTAGCGAAATAGCGGCCCACGAGCAGGAGTTTCGGGACATGGTGGAAATTTTTGTccacaaaaataaacacaaatatCACTCGTACTTCCAGTTTGGTTGGGTCGGCACTCCGGATTTGGCTCGGTCCATTGCAATGGACTCGCTGGCCACACCGCATTTGATAGTGCTGAATGCTAGCACCAATGAGCATCACATCCCCGAGGATGACCCGCTGCAGTTGACGCCGGAGGCTATCGAACTGTTCCTGGACAGTATCCACAATCAAACTGCCCCT ACCTTCGGAGGTAATTCACTCCCGGTGAGGATCTATCGGGCCTGGTTCGAGGCGAAAACATCGCTACAGGATATGTGGCTCGGAAATCCGGTTCTCACATCGGTTCTGTTCGGTCTTCCGTTGGGTTTCCTCTCGCTGATCATGTACTCGATCTGCTGTGCCGACATTCTGGATGCCGACGAGGAAGATGACGAGCTACGGCACGAGAAGAAGGAATAA